A single region of the Cyanobacteria bacterium FACHB-DQ100 genome encodes:
- a CDS encoding cation:proton antiporter, which yields MLFLTAGLFQEPIVSFVILLAVILIVPIVFERLKLPGLVGLLASGVALGSNGLGIIQNDSETMNLLSDIGLVYLMFVAGLEIDIDQFTRTRNRSIGFGTYTFLVPLITGTIVGRMFGFEWNPAILIGSLFASHTLLAYPIVSRLGVVGNEAVTVTIGATIFTDVGALLVLAICVGVHAGDFTLIKLITLLGSLVVYTIVVLFGFDRAGREFFRRSGDDEGNQFLFVLLAVFLASVGAQLIGVEKIVGAFLSGLAVNRVVGNSPVKEKVVFVGSVLFIPIFFVDMGLLIRIPAFIQSLTDPKLLGLTVAIVLGLIASKFGAAVLAKLTYRYSWQEMMVMGSLSLPQVAATLAATLVGYRAGLLTESVLNSVIVLMLVTSTLGPILTARFANELRPETPATIAPTIPDSTWTHQTTIVVPIYNPNTEANLLELAALIARSHAGQLIPLAIALSQAHLNSPSMQERIDDSESRLVRATELTEGFGVKVTPLLRIDDNVAQGIARTSREYRADLIVMGWGRKSAIRERLFRNVVNSVLYAASCPVAVARLVKSPSEFQQILLPVENLTPRSISTLQLAHNIATATGGQITILHVCDRATSPSKIAWIKSQITLLAAKLPPLKTDIQIVPDDDVVRTIAMAAKSSDLLVLRSPERLLSAGGLALNSRTAQILPQIQCSIVLVGEPQSVDRSVLLSSSS from the coding sequence ATGTTGTTTTTAACCGCTGGCTTGTTTCAAGAACCAATCGTTTCTTTTGTGATTCTGCTAGCGGTCATTTTGATTGTACCGATCGTATTCGAGCGGTTAAAGCTACCGGGACTGGTAGGATTGCTGGCATCGGGAGTTGCACTCGGCTCGAATGGATTGGGGATCATTCAAAATGACTCTGAGACCATGAATTTGCTCTCAGACATCGGACTGGTGTATCTGATGTTTGTGGCAGGTTTGGAAATTGATATTGACCAATTTACTCGGACACGAAATCGCTCGATCGGCTTTGGAACTTATACGTTTTTAGTGCCATTGATTACTGGAACGATCGTTGGGCGAATGTTTGGGTTTGAGTGGAATCCCGCGATTTTGATCGGATCGCTGTTCGCGTCTCACACGCTCTTGGCCTATCCGATCGTCAGTCGCCTAGGGGTTGTGGGAAATGAAGCCGTTACGGTGACGATCGGCGCAACGATCTTTACTGACGTTGGGGCGCTGTTAGTCTTAGCGATTTGTGTCGGGGTTCATGCAGGCGATTTTACACTCATCAAGCTGATCACGCTGTTGGGATCGCTGGTTGTTTATACGATCGTGGTTCTCTTTGGGTTTGATCGAGCGGGAAGAGAATTTTTTCGACGATCGGGAGACGATGAAGGCAATCAATTCCTGTTCGTTCTATTAGCGGTGTTTCTGGCTTCGGTTGGAGCGCAGTTAATCGGGGTTGAAAAAATCGTGGGTGCGTTTCTCTCCGGGCTTGCAGTAAATCGCGTTGTCGGAAACAGCCCTGTTAAAGAGAAAGTCGTATTTGTCGGCAGCGTTTTGTTTATTCCCATCTTCTTTGTGGATATGGGGTTGCTAATTCGGATTCCGGCGTTTATTCAGAGCTTGACTGATCCGAAGTTGTTGGGATTGACTGTTGCGATCGTGCTCGGTCTCATCGCTAGTAAATTTGGGGCGGCGGTGCTGGCAAAACTGACCTATCGCTATAGCTGGCAAGAAATGATGGTGATGGGATCGCTTTCCCTGCCTCAAGTGGCCGCAACGTTGGCTGCAACGCTGGTCGGCTATCGGGCAGGATTGCTCACCGAGAGCGTTCTCAATAGCGTGATTGTGTTGATGCTAGTGACTTCGACATTAGGGCCGATCTTAACGGCGCGATTTGCGAATGAACTTCGACCCGAAACTCCCGCCACGATCGCACCGACAATTCCCGATTCGACCTGGACACACCAAACCACGATCGTTGTCCCAATCTACAATCCCAATACCGAAGCGAATCTTCTTGAACTTGCAGCTCTCATTGCTCGCTCCCACGCGGGTCAATTAATTCCGTTAGCGATCGCCCTGTCCCAAGCCCATTTAAACTCACCGTCGATGCAAGAACGCATTGATGACAGCGAATCTCGGTTAGTGCGTGCAACAGAACTGACCGAAGGATTTGGGGTTAAAGTGACCCCCCTGCTGCGAATTGATGACAACGTTGCTCAAGGAATCGCTCGCACCAGTCGAGAATATCGCGCTGACCTGATTGTGATGGGTTGGGGACGCAAAAGCGCGATTAGAGAGCGGTTGTTTAGAAATGTCGTCAACAGTGTTTTATACGCGGCTTCTTGCCCGGTTGCCGTTGCGCGATTAGTGAAATCTCCAAGCGAATTTCAGCAAATTTTGCTCCCTGTCGAAAATCTTACCCCGCGATCGATCTCAACCTTACAGCTCGCTCATAATATCGCCACCGCGACAGGAGGACAAATTACAATCCTGCATGTGTGTGATCGAGCGACCTCTCCCAGTAAGATTGCTTGGATCAAATCACAAATCACGCTCCTCGCTGCAAAGCTGCCACCCCTTAAGACCGATATTCAAATCGTCCCAGATGATGATGTGGTTCGGACGATCGCAATGGCAGCGAAATCTTCTGACTTATTGGTTTTGCGATCGCCGGAGCGCTTGCTTAGTGCAGGAGGACTGGCGCTAAATAGTCGCACGGCTCAGATCTTGCCGCAGATTCAATGCTCGATCGTGCTGGTAGGTGAACCGCAATCGGTCGATCGTTCGGTTCTATTGTCGTCCTCTTCATAA
- a CDS encoding DUF3252 domain-containing protein, translating to MFLPGSAVRVTNVNDTYYGFQGLVQRITDGKVAVLFEGGNWDKLITFRMSELEIVETAKKKAAK from the coding sequence ATGTTTTTACCAGGTTCAGCCGTCCGTGTGACGAATGTGAATGATACTTACTACGGGTTCCAAGGACTTGTACAGCGTATCACTGATGGAAAAGTTGCAGTTTTATTTGAGGGTGGCAACTGGGACAAGTTGATCACGTTCAGAATGTCTGAGCTTGAAATTGTCGAAACTGCCAAGAAAAAGGCAGCAAAATAA